Proteins encoded in a region of the Cydia pomonella isolate Wapato2018A chromosome 3, ilCydPomo1, whole genome shotgun sequence genome:
- the LOC133515761 gene encoding TWiK family of potassium channels protein 7 has protein sequence MERQNTAFSSFHGSMRSRDSSSTTGSDAREKIKDCLRKFIAFMFTQVGVGALVVCYAMLGAASFIHIEKNSPDRQLEDVRQWRLNTTQQLWTIVQKNNIFDEAAFKTGADEILRVYQNNISQAIHKGYSGHSPEDIWSFPAALMYSLSVFTMIGYGNIVPKTVWGKILTIAYAFFGIPIYILYFCNMGKVLAKTFKWLYITAHECSRREDPVFEDGEPIKRKITVPSTACLWVISFYILSGTIMFGAWEKWNYLDSTYFCVISLCKIGFGDFVPGANIADSAGGSHVKLVINFVYVLLGMGLVAMCYNLMCEDVRVKVRELREDLKNCLDDITLKITVCMNDTKYYHQKANRQVK, from the coding sequence ATGGAGCGGCAGAACACGGCATTCTCGAGCTTCCACGGCTCCATGCGCAGCAGAGACTCGTCGTCTACCACCGGCAGCGACGCCAGGGAGAAAATAAAGGATTGCTTAAGGAAATTCATAGCATTCATGTTTACACAAGTGGGAGTTGGCGCGCTAGTCGTGTGTTACGCGATGCTCGGCGCCGCCAGCTTCATACACATCGAGAAGAACAGCCCCGACCGGCAGCTCGAAGACGTGCGTCAGTGGCGGCTCAACACGACGCAACAGCTGTGGACCATAGTCCAGAAAAATAACATATTTGATGAAGCTGCTTTCAAAACTGGAGCAGATGAAATCCTAAGAGTATACCAGAATAATATATCACAAGCCATACATAAAGGCTACAGTGGACACTCACCTGAAGATATCTGGTCATTCCCAGCTGCTCTAATGTACAGTTTATCTGTGTTCACTATGATTGGATATGGCAATATTGTACCAAAAACGGTTTGGGGTAAAATTCTAACTATTGCATACGCCTTTTTCGGCataccaatttatattttatacttttgcAACATGGGTAAGGTGCTGGCGAAAACCTTTAAATGGTTGTATATAACGGCTCACGAGTGCAGCAGACGTGAAGACCCAGTGTTTGAAGATGGAGAGCCAATAAAGAGGAAGATCACAGTTCCATCAACTGCTTGCTTATGGGTTATATCATTTTACATCCTATCAGGCACTATTATGTTTGGAGCTTGGGAGAAATGGAACTATCTAGATTCTACATACTTCTGTGTTATAAGCTTGTGTAAAATTGGTTTTGGGGACTTTGTTCCTGGAGCTAACATCGCTGATTCAGCGGGAGGCTCTCATGTGAAACTTGTCATAAACTTTGTTTATGTGCTGCTGGGTATGGGTCTAGTGGCAATGTGTTACAACCTGATGTGTGAAGATGTGAGGGTCAAGGTCCGGGAGCTCCGGGAGGATCTCAAGAACTGTTTGGACGACATCACTTTGAAGATAACAGTGTGCATGAATGATACTAAATATTATCACCAGAAGGCTAATAGACAAGTGAAGTGA